GCCAGCGGCGGAGGTGGGCTGCTCGCCTTCTGCGGTCCCGTCGGCCTTCCAGGGCTGCGGGGCCACCGGTGCGCCGGGGCCGATCTTCTGGAAGCCCTCGACGATCACCTTGTCGCCCGCCTGCAGGCCTTCCTCGACGATCCAGCTGTCGCCGGCGACCCTTCCGATGGTGACCGGCCGCACGGCCGCCTTGCTTTCGCCGTCGACCACGAAGACGCGGGCATTGCCGCTCGCATCCCGCTGGACGGCCTGGCGCGGCACTGCGAGGGCGTTGTTCTGGATGCCCTGTTCGATCTGCACGCGGACATACAGCCCGGGCAGCAGCTCGCCGTCCGGATTCGGGAACTCGGCGCGCAGGATCACCTGGCCGGTCGTGCGGTCCACGGCGGTATCGGAAAACAGCAGCGTCCCGGCATGCGCGTACTCGGTACCATCGTCCAGCACGAGTTTGACCGGCGCTTCGCCCGGATCCTTGGCAAGCGACCCCATCTTCAGGGCCTTCCTGAGCGACATCATTTCCCGAACCGACTGGGTGAAGTCGGCATAGACGGGATCGAGCTGCAGGATCGTGGCCAGCGGTTCGGAATTGTTGGCGCTGACCAGCGCGCCCTCGGTGATCAGCGCACGGCCGATCCGGCCGCTGATCGGAGCGGTCACGTTGGCGTACTCCAGATCGAGCTTCGCCGTCCTGAGCTCCGCTTCTGCGGCGGCCACGTTGGCGTTGGCCTGGGCGAGTTCCGCGGAGGCCACGTCGTAGGCCTGCTGGGCGACCACGTTGCGATCGAGAAGCTTCTTCTGCCGGTCGGCATCCTGCTGGGCACGCAGCTGTTCGGCCTGTGCGCGCTTCAGGTTCGCCTCGGCCCGCTTGACCTGAACCTCGAACGGCGCGGAATCGATCTTGTAGAGGACGTCGCCCTTTTCCACCCGGCTGCCCTGGGTGAAGACGCGTTCCGTGACGATCCCGGAGACCCGCGGGCGCACTTCGGCTGTCCGCGTCGGTGCAATTCGGCCGGGAAGTTCGTCGACGATCGGGATCTGCTGGGGTTCCACCGTCACGATACTGACCGGTGAGGGCGGACGCGCCGGTGCGGCGGACGCACCGGAAGAGCTTTGCTGCTCCGTGTCGTTGCACGCCGCAAGAACCAAAAGAAGCGCGATGGCGACCAATCCGTCACGCCGAATACGCTTCGTTGTCATCGCATTCTCCATAAGCGATGCGTCGCGCCGCCCCCTGGCGAACGCGCGCTCATTCCGTTGTCTCGGGGTTCTTGATCGGGACCTGCTGCGGATCCTGGTCGACCAGCCAGCCGATCTCCTGGAGCAGTTGGGAACGTTCGTCCGAAGAGAACCGGTAAACCCCGAACTTTTCCATCATGCGCAGACCACCCAGAGCCAGATAGGCGAGAAGGGCGCCGCGAGGGTGCTGGGATTCCGCTCTGATCTGATCGAGATAGTCGGCGTACTTCTTGTGAATGGGTTCGCGCAGTGCCGGGTTCTGGGCCATGGCCGCCGACAGGCAGAGCGCGATTTCCGCCTCTTCCTCCGCGTACTCCCCGGCCGCTGCCGCGATGTGGGTGCGGATGGTGGCGTCAGGGCAGGAGGCGAGCGCCTCGCGGATCGTCTCAAGCCGAGCATCTTCCGCCGCGATCCGGCGTTCGACGATCGCCTGCATCAGGGCGGCCTTCGTCTTGTAGTCGTAGATGACGCTGGCTTTGCTGATGCCGGCTTCGCAGGCCACCGCATCCAGGGTCAGCCGCGCGGTACCGTCGCGCCGAACGATGCATTCGGCGGCGTCGAGCACGGAGTCGCGGTCGATGGTGCGTTTGCGGCCCATGGTCCATCCGGTAGATTTCCAACCGGATGGTTATTTATAAGCGGCACCCCGTTCCGTCAATGGAATTGTTGCGGTGCACACTTCACGGTCCTGCGAGGGGGGAGGCGGCCTACTGGGCCGCCTGCTCGTCTGCCGCAGCCTGGCGGATCGCACGGGTGATCAGCGTCT
The DNA window shown above is from Amorphus orientalis and carries:
- a CDS encoding efflux RND transporter periplasmic adaptor subunit encodes the protein MTTKRIRRDGLVAIALLLVLAACNDTEQQSSSGASAAPARPPSPVSIVTVEPQQIPIVDELPGRIAPTRTAEVRPRVSGIVTERVFTQGSRVEKGDVLYKIDSAPFEVQVKRAEANLKRAQAEQLRAQQDADRQKKLLDRNVVAQQAYDVASAELAQANANVAAAEAELRTAKLDLEYANVTAPISGRIGRALITEGALVSANNSEPLATILQLDPVYADFTQSVREMMSLRKALKMGSLAKDPGEAPVKLVLDDGTEYAHAGTLLFSDTAVDRTTGQVILRAEFPNPDGELLPGLYVRVQIEQGIQNNALAVPRQAVQRDASGNARVFVVDGESKAAVRPVTIGRVAGDSWIVEEGLQAGDKVIVEGFQKIGPGAPVAPQPWKADGTAEGEQPTSAAGDKKAG
- a CDS encoding TetR/AcrR family transcriptional regulator, giving the protein MGRKRTIDRDSVLDAAECIVRRDGTARLTLDAVACEAGISKASVIYDYKTKAALMQAIVERRIAAEDARLETIREALASCPDATIRTHIAAAAGEYAEEEAEIALCLSAAMAQNPALREPIHKKYADYLDQIRAESQHPRGALLAYLALGGLRMMEKFGVYRFSSDERSQLLQEIGWLVDQDPQQVPIKNPETTE